DNA from Paraburkholderia sp. BL10I2N1:
CTTTCAGGGGCCCATGTCCATTGAGAAGTTCGCCGGCGGACAGTCGAACCCCACGTTTCTTCTCGAGGCGCAAAGCGGCCGCTATGTGCTGCGGCGTCAGCCGCTGGGCGAACTGCTCAAGTCGGCCCACGCCGTGGACCGCGAATTTCGCGTGTTGAGTGCGCTCAGCAGCACGCCGGTTCCTGTTGCGCGGGCCTTGCACCTTTGTGAAAACCGCGAGGTGATCGGCAGCATGTTCTACGTGATGAGCTTTGAAGAGGGCGAAATCTTCTGGGACCCGTCCTTGCCCGCGCTGCAGATTGGCGAGCGCGCTGCCATCTACGACGCGCTGATCTCCACGATGGCCGCCCTGCACGATGTGAATGTCGAGGCCGTCGGTCTGGCCGATTACGGCCGCGCGGGCAACTACTTCTCGCGTCAGATCGACGTGTGGACCAAACAATATCGGGCGGCGCAGACCGATGATCTCCACGCGATGGAAACGCTGATCGACTGGCTGCCGGCGCACTGTCCGGCCGAGGCGGGCAAGCCTTCGCTCGTGCACGGAGACTTTCGCATCGACAACCTTATTTTCCACCGCGGCGCGCCGCAGGTTCGCGCCGTACTCGACTGGGAACTCTCCACGCTCGGCAATCCGCTCGCCGACCTCGCGTACTTCTGCATGTGTCTGCGGCTTCCGCCCAACGGCCATATCGTCGGTCTCGCGGGGCTGGACCGGGCTGCGCTTGGCGTGCCGGATGAGGCCGCGATCGTCGAGCGGTATTGCCGGTTGCGGGGCATCGGCCAGATCGAAAACTGGCATTTTTACCTCGCGTTCAGCTTCTTCCGGCTCGCCGCCATCGCGCAGGGCGTGAAGAAGCGTGCGCTTGGCGGCAACGCATCGAACGAGAAGGCGCGCCAGGTCGGCGAAATGGCCGGTGCGCTCGCGCAGATGGGCGTCGAGCTCATCTGACGCCTGGCGTTTGGCGCAAACACATGGATATATGAAGGAGACGGTTGTGAGTACAAAATTATTCGATCTGCACGGTAAGACTGCATTGGTCACGGGCGCGAGCCGTGGCATTGGCGAAGAGATCGCGAAGCTGCTCGCAGAACAAGGCGCCCATGTGATCGTATCGAGCCGCAAGCTCGAAGACTGCGAGACCGTGGCACGCGGGATCAAGGAGACGGGTGGCAGCGCCGAGGCGTATCCGTGTCACGTGGGGCGTCTCGACGACATTCAAGGCGTTTTCCAGCACATTCGCTCACAGCACGGCCGGCTGGACATCCTCGTGAACAACGCGGCGGCGAATCCGTATTTCGGCCACATTCTCGATACCGATCTTGCGTCGTTCGAAAAGACAGTGGAGGTCAATCTGCGTGGCTACTTCTTCATGTCGGTCGAGGCGGGCAAGCTGATGCGCGAGCACGGCGGCGGTGCGATCGTCAACACGGCTTCGGTCAATGCGCTGCAGCCCGGCGACAAGCAGGGCATTTATTCGATCACGAAGGCTGCCGTGGTCAACATGACGCGGGCTTTGGCCAAGGAGTGCGGCCCGCTCGGCATTCGCGTGAATGCCTTGCTGCCGGGCCTTACCAAAACAAAATTCGCCGGAGCGCTGTTCGAAGACCAGGTCATGTACGAAAGCTGGATGGCGAAGATTCCGCTGCGCCGCCATGCGAAGCCTCGCGAGATGGCCGGCACCGTGCTGTATCTCGTCTCCGACGCGGCGAGCTACACCAACGGCGAATGCATCGTCGTTGACGGTGGGCTGACGATCTGACGATGGGAGAGGCGCGCGTGATTGACGTTTGCGCCACACGACATTCACCAAGGATTCAAGGAAGAGCAAGATGGACTTTGCATATAGCCTGAAAGTCGAAGCGCTGCGCACACAGGTGCGCGTGTTCATGGACACGCATATCGTGCCGCGCATCCACCAATGGCACGAAGAAGTGGGCGCGGGACACTATCCTGTTTCCTTCATGGAAGACTTGAAGGAGAAGGCGCGTGCGGAGGGCCTCTGGAACCTGTTCCTGCCGCATCTGCACGACGACGAACCGGGCACGCGGCTGACCAATCTCGAGTACGCCCCGCTTGCCGAGATCATGGGGCGGGTTTCCTGGGCCTCCGAGGTGTTCAACTGCAATGCGCCGGACACCGGCAACATGGAGTTGCTCCACATGTTCGCTACGCCGGCGCAACGCAAGAAGTGGCTCGAGCCGCTTCTCGACGGCAAGATCCGCTCCGCGTTTGCGATGACGGAACCCGCGGTGGCCTCTTCGGACGCGACCAATATCACCACGTCCATTCGCCTCGATGGCGACGACTATGTCGTCGATGGCCGCAAGTGGTTCATTACGAACGCGGCGCACCCGAATTGCCAGCTGTTCATCGTCATGGGCAAGACGGACCCGGACGCGCCGTCGCATCGTCAGCAAAGCATGATTCTCGTGCCGCGCGACACGCCGGGCGTGAAGATCATCCGCAATATCACGGTGGTCAATCACACTGCACCCGAAGGTCACTGCGAGATCGAATTCAAGGACGTGCGCGTGCCGCGCTCGAATCTTCTGGGCGAAGAGGGCAGCGGCTTCGCGCTCGCCCAGGCGCGTCTTGGCCCGGGGCGCATTCACCATTGCATGCGTTCGATCGGTGCCGCCGAACTGGCGCTCGAACTGATGATCGAACGCGCACAGGCGCGCACGGCGTTCGGCAAGACGCTCTATGAGCACGGCAGCGTCGCGGAGTGGATCGCAAAGTCGCGCATCGAAATCGATCAGGCCCGGCTGCTCGTGCTGAAGGCGGCCTGGATGATCGACAACGTGGGCGCGAAGGAAGCGCGCAAGGAAATCGCAATGATCAAGGCGCTCGTGCCGAACCTGCACACCGCCGTATGCGAGCGTGCGATACAGACCTTTGGCGCGATGGGGCTGAGCCCCGATACGCCGCTGGCGGACAGCTGGACCTGGGGACGTGCATTGAAGTTCGCCGATGGCCCGGACGAGGTGCATCTCCAGAGCATTGCACGCATGGAGATCAAGGCGCGGCCCTATGAACCGTGCCACGACAACCCCTACCTGACGTCGGCGGCGTAGGGCACGCCAGCGCGCACATGAAGTGATCTTGCGGGCGATGCGCTAACCCAACTTTCGCTATTCGCCCGTCGATTCCAGTGTTTTTCACCGATTTCTGATATGGCTGCCTCGGTAACTCTTTGATTTGTCGTGTGAGTGCGCGCGGGGGATTGGCAGAATCGCTTGTAGTGAAGACCTTGGTCCTTGGCAGTCGTACGGCGAGGATCCTACACTGGCCGAATGTTCCTCAAGCGCACACAGCGGATCAAGGACGGCAAGACGCACCAGTACTGGAGCGTGGTGGAGAATCGGCGTCTGTTGAATGGCAAGGTCGCGCAGCGCCAGGTGCTGTACCTGGGCGAGATCAACGACAGTCAGCAACTCGCCTGGCGCAAGACGATCGAAGTGTTCGACGAAGGCGCCAAACGCCAGGTTGCGCTGTTTGCGGAAGGTGCGCAGCCGGCAGATGACGCCAAGGCAGTGGGCGTGCGGTTGAGCGAGTTGCAATTGAAGCGCCCGCGGCAGTGGGGAGCGTGCTGGCTGTCTTGCGTGCTATGGCAGCAGCTAGGCCTGGACGCATTCTGGTCGGCGCGCCTGCCGGCTTCACGCAAAGGAACGCGCTGGCTGCAGGTGTTGCAGACCCTGGTGGCGTATCGGCTGATCGATCCGGGCTCGGAATGGCGTCTGCACCGGCACTGGTTCACGTCAAGCGCGATGGCGGATCTATTGGAAGCCGACTTTGCGCTGGCCGGCAAAGATACGCTGTATCGTTGCCTGGACAAGTTGCTGCCGCACAAGGACACCTTGATGCTGTTTCTCAAGCAGCGTTGGGGCGAACTGTTCGGCGCCTCGTTCGACGTGCTGCTATACGATCTGACCAGCACCTACTTCGAGGCCGACACGCCGCGGGAAGCACCGGACAAGCGTCAATACGGCTATAGCCGCGACAAGCGCGGCGACTGCCGGCAGGTCGTGATCGGCCTGATTGTCACGCCGGAGGGCTTTCCCCTGAGCTACGAAGTGCTGGCCGGCAACACCGCAGACTGCACCACGCTGTCCGATCTGCTCAAGCGTATCGAGACCCGACACGGCAAGGCCAATCGGATCTGGGTCATGGACCGCGGCATCCCAACAGAAGAGACGTTGGCACAGATGCGCCAGATGGGCGCCTTTTACCTCGTAGGCACACCTAAGGGTCGCTTGAGCAAGCTGGAGCAGTCATTCCTCCCAGCGCCGTGGGAGCATGTCCGGGAAGGGATGCAGGTCAAGCGCCTGCCCCTGGAGAGCGAAACGTATGTGCTTGCCGTGAGCGAGCAGCGGATCGGCAAAGAACGTGGCATGCGGCTGCGCCGGCTCAGGCGCTACGTGGAAAGGCTCAGGCAGTGCCGTACGCAAAGCCTCACACGCGACCAGCTACTGATGAAAGTGGGCGCGGCCAGGCAGGACGCCGGGCGAGCCGCGAGCCTGATCAGACTGACATTGCCACAGAGCCATGAAGTCGTCACGCCGGACACCTTCCGCTTTGAACTTGACCGTAAGAAATTGCGTCAGGTGCGGCACCGCGAAGGCCGTTATCTGTTGCGCACCAACCTCTCGAGTCACGACCCGGCGCAGCTTTGGACCTTCTACATTCAGCTCACGGAAGTCGAGCAGGCGTTCAAGGAACTCAAGCATGATCTGGCTATCCGACCGATCTACCATCACAAGGAAGAGCGCATCGAAGCGCACATCTTCGTGGCCTTTCTGGCGTATTGCCTGCAGGTCACGCTCAAATACCAGCTCAAGCGGGCCGCGCCAGGTTTGACACCCCGAGCGGCGCTGGAGAAATTCAGGACCATGCAGATGGTCGATGTTCATCTGCCCACCACTGACGGGCGCCATCTGATCCTGTCGCGCTACACGCAGCCGGAACCCGAACACCGTCTCCTGCTCGACCAGTTAGGTCTCAAGCTGCCCGCGCAGCCACCGCCGAAAATCACCGCCCAGCCATCGCCAATCGTCCCTACGCGCGCCCACGCCCTGTAGTGAAGACCTTTGCCGGCGACACCTTTTAAAATCAATTACTTAGCCTAGGCAAACACCGCGAATAGCGAAAGTTGGGCTAACGCGAGTCGCCCGTGCTCTAGCGAGCCGTCTCGCGATTGCTTTTGGACGCGTTCAAGAGTGTTCGCGTTTCTTGCGACGGCTCCGCGACGAGCATGCCCTCAAACGTATCCATCAAATTCGACACGGCGTAGCTGGGGGCCCAGAGCCGCCCCGGCTCGCCTCCCACGCGGCCAGCGCGGCATTGCCATAGATGCCGACGAGCGAAAGCCGGTGATCGACGATCTCCGGTGCGCTGCCTGGCAGCGGGTCCCGCAGCAGCGCATTGCAGTGCTGATAGCCCACATTCCACTTGTTTTCCAGCGCATCGCGCAGGAACGCGCGGTCGTTCAACTGCAGGTCGGCGATCATGCGGATGTAGGTCGGCTGTCCCGTTCGATCGGCGAGTTGCAGCATCGGAAAGAGCAACGACCCCAATACCTCGCGCATGGTCATCGCACTTTGCGCCTCCAGCCTGTCGACCCGCGCCGACGAACTGAATAAACGCACGCTGCCCCGTCCGACTCTCCGTCCGCACACATGATTTGACATAAGTAACAATCGCTCGGGCAACCGGATGGTTGCGCGAACGACGTTATACGCGCGCGAATTTAACTGATGTCTTTGGACCGTGTTAGGCGCCAATATATGCACAGCCGTTTAGTGGTGCAGGGGTGGGCAACTCAAACGGGTACCCTTGACGCCTATCAGCTTCGTGAGCGGAACGGCGTAGGAAGCGCTCAGGAGTGCAGGGCCCCGCCTGCCTGGGCCAGCGGCGGACCGGATGCCCCGCTGTCCGGGTGGTCGGGTGCTGTACCTCGATTTCGACGGCGTCCTTCATCCGGACGACGTCTGGCGACATCCGGGCAGCGGATTGCATGTCGCTGGTCCGCCGGGGCATGCGCTGTTTGAACGGGCAGGCCTGCTGATTCGTTGTCTGGAGCCGTATCCCGCGTTGCGCATCGTGCTGTCGACGGACTGGGTGTGGGTGTTCCGCAGCGTGCGCGAGATGGCGCACCGCCTGTCGCTGGTGTTGCGCTGGCGCGTGGTCGGCGCGACCTTTCACAGCGGGATGAACCCGACTAGGTTCCGGTCTGGCGACGTGTGCCGGCGTCAGCCCGCCGCGTGGCTGGCGCTCGACGACGATGACTGTGGATGGCCGGCGGTGAGCCGGGGTCACCTGGTGCGCACGGATCCGGTGCTGGACATCAGCGCGCCAGCGGCGCTAGCGGAACTGCAGGCGCGGCTCGCCGCGAAGGACCGGCCGGAAGCGGGCTGGCGATGATAGTCCGCCTTATCGCGGCCAGTGTAAGCAAGTTGCTTTGCGCGGAGCCGCATAAACAGACGTGAACAATCCAGACCCAATGGTTAAAGACGGTCGATGTCGCGAAGAGGCGATGAATGGGGCTGTTTGCCTCTGGCTCGGCTGAAAATCGCGGACCACCGCCGCGAACTACCGGCTTACCGTTCTGGTGGATGTGTACACTCGCCGCATGCATTCAGCCGCGCGGTCGGCTTCCAAGGGCAGGTAGCGTCGCGGTGTGGAAATCCGAGCCTTTGTCTCAAGAACTCCAGTCTCCCTATGCGAGTAGACGAATGGCCGTTGCATCTTGAAAGCCGACCTGGAGGGAGCCGGGTCGACCGTCTGCCATGGAGGCAAACTCAGCCAGACGCATGCTAGCGTGTCCTGATCCGCTGCGCGAATCGCGCGAACTCCCCGATGCGGTGGTTCGCGATGATCGTATGGGAGAAAAGGACATTTGAGAATGTCGATGCACGACTGCCCTTGACACGGGCTTTATCGCGCCGGCTGAAGTTTGAGACACTTGTCGGGCTTGGTTGCGCAGCATCTCCCCGTTGAGCTGCCGCTGCGCTCACCGGGGTTGCAGCACGGTTTGTAGGCTTTCTGGTCGGAGGCGTGGCCGCAGCGGGGATCATGGCTCCTTCAAGCTTTGCGGGGATCGCGTTGGAAAATACCTGACGGTATCGATGACGGTATTCCTGCAGAAGTCGTATTCGGATACCTGTGTTCGCGATGTTTGAACGAAAGTGCGCGTTGATTCTCCGATGCAGTCTGTCCAAAGCTGATAAGTGCCGACTGGACTTTGCGGTATGGCTGACGGTATCGTCACTCCCGACCGGACGGAAAAGCCTTATACACAAGGGTCCTGGTCACCTATTGTCGATCGGGTGGGGATAAACGGCTACCGGTATGCGTTTCGAGGACGCAGGGCGCGCGAACCGCATACCGTCGGCGGCGGTTCGAAGCCGTTGGTGCGGGAACTGTTTGGCGAACGCCTGAATATAAGAGAGTAGAGGACCGTCTACGGTGGTATTTATGGTGGTATGTCTTTCTTCGTGAAAACGGAGATGCCTTCTGGTAAAGGATTTGAAGGAACTATTCGAGTCCGGTCCCCGCACCAAATACCCCCAACCGATTTCAGCGGTTCACCACGAAACCCCGTCAGGTAATGCTGAGCGGGGCCTTTGTTTGCTATAGCGTCCAAAGGTTCACCACCATGCACAACCCCATCAGGGGGGCGTTTCGGGGGTTTCCACGATTCAAGCGCCTGTCGGATGGAAAACGACCCTCGCAGCAGTGTGAAAACCGGAGGCGCAATCATGGCACTGATCGATGCCGCGATCCGTAACACGGAGCCGGGTGAAAAACAGCAGAAGCTGTATGACGGCGGTAGTCTGCTGCTGCTTGTCGCTCCAGCGGCAGCAAGCGATGGATTCTCAAGTACCGTTTTGCCGGAAAGGAAAAGCGCCTCGCGCTTGGCATCTATCCAGACGTGCCGGCTGCCGCTGCCCGCAGACGGCGGGACGACGCCCGCGAAAAACTGGCGGCAAACATTGATCCGGGGGAAGCCAAAAAGGCCGGGAAACGCGCCGCCCGCCTTGCTGCTGCCAATTCATTCGAAGCCGTCGCGCTGGCGTGGATGGACGAACGCGGCCAATCCATGGAGGTCGGCCAGTATGAAAAGACGCTGGCGCGCTTCAAAAACGATGCGTTCCCCTGGCTTGGCAAGCGGCCTATTACCGAAATTGATGCACCCGAGATTCTGGCGGTTCTTAAGCGCGCCGATAACCGGGGCGCTCGCTTTACCGCTCACCGTCTGCGCAGTGAAATAAACCGCGTGTCCCGCTTCGCGATCAAGGAAGGCTATTGCAAAGCCGATCCGGCACGCGATCTCATTGGCGCGATACCGCCCTCACAGACAACGCATTTCGCCTCGATCACCGAGCCCGGCAAGGTTGGAGAGATGTTGCGGGCCTTCGACGCCTTTTCCGGCACGCGTTCCCGGTTTTGTGTGCGCTCAGGCTCGCGCCCGCGTCCCGGCGAACTGACACGGGCTGAGTGGACACAGGTCGATCTGGACAAGGGCGAATGGCGGTACCGCGTCACGAAAACCAACACGGATCATCTTGTGCCGCTCGCCATCCAGGCCATCGCTATCCTGCGCGAACTGAAGGCCATAACCGGTAACGGATGTTACGTATTCCCAGGCGCGCGATATCAAGCGCCCAATGAGTGAAGCGGCCATCAATGCCGCGCTTCGACGGCTTGGCTACGATACCCGTACTGAGATTACCGGCCACGGTTTCCGGGCGATGGTGCGCACGATCCTGCACGAGGACTGGAACACAAGCCAGAAGTGATTGAGCATCAGCTTGCGCACGCTGTATCCGATAACGCTTGGCTCAGCGTACAACCGGACAAACTTTATCCGCGAACGCCGCGAGATGATGCAGGAGTGGGCCGACTACCTTGACCGCATCAAGGCCGGGTGCGAAGTTATTCCGATCACGACGGGGCTGTAGCCTAGCGGCCCGCAGCGGGGCGCAGTCTGTTTGGAAAACGCCGTCCGATGAAGGAAGCGCGGGCGACGCATGTCTTGAGCAATTGATACGTTACCAACTCAACCGCGCACAAACAGATTTCTATGAAACTCAATTAGCGCCCATTTCATTCGAAATCATTTCAAGCTCGCTTGCCCTATCAAACACGGATCGCAGTATAAAATCGAGGCTTGTTGCCCTTGTTGTGCCAAAAGAACCCGATACGTGCTCTGAAAGGAAATTGTAGTTATCGTCCCTCCATGCAATCCATTCATGCTGAATTTTTTCCAAAAATGCTCTTTCTTCAGGTGCTAGCCTTTTTGCAACATTCGCATAAGCAATATTTAATCGCTTCTTTTGAACTGCAATTTCGGCAGTGGCGCAATCGGCTTGGCCATCTGAATTGGATGCCGTCTTACTGCACTGCACGAATTGTTGCGAATAATGCCGCTCTTCCGCGCTGACAGCAGATGATAAAAAATTACAAAAATAGTACCAATTTTTAAGTATTTCATATCTAAATACATTCTAAGATGATGGGCCAGATTTTATGATGCGGTTAATTCTTCCAATGGCGCCCCGAAAATGTTAGCGGATGCGCGCAGTTCAAACACCGCCCTTGTCTATCGAACGCAATATATCCCGGAGACTGTTCGTTGCAACGGCACACGGTTTCCGTTCCAGCTTCCGCGACTGGGCGAGCGAACACGGTCACACCCTCGATCTCGCAGAACGTGCCCTTGCCCATACCGTCGCGAACAAGGTTGAAAGCGCTTACCACCGAACCGATTTGCTGGAAGTGCGCCGCCCGATGATGGAAGCGTGGGCGGCGCATTTGTGCGGTACGGCGGAATGATTGTTGGTCCCGGCGGTTGCGAGCAATAGCAGCCGTGACTATAGACGTCAAAAACCAAAATCGAGAACTACTGCTGATGCGGTGCAATGCC
Protein-coding regions in this window:
- a CDS encoding acyl-CoA dehydrogenase family protein, coding for MDFAYSLKVEALRTQVRVFMDTHIVPRIHQWHEEVGAGHYPVSFMEDLKEKARAEGLWNLFLPHLHDDEPGTRLTNLEYAPLAEIMGRVSWASEVFNCNAPDTGNMELLHMFATPAQRKKWLEPLLDGKIRSAFAMTEPAVASSDATNITTSIRLDGDDYVVDGRKWFITNAAHPNCQLFIVMGKTDPDAPSHRQQSMILVPRDTPGVKIIRNITVVNHTAPEGHCEIEFKDVRVPRSNLLGEEGSGFALAQARLGPGRIHHCMRSIGAAELALELMIERAQARTAFGKTLYEHGSVAEWIAKSRIEIDQARLLVLKAAWMIDNVGAKEARKEIAMIKALVPNLHTAVCERAIQTFGAMGLSPDTPLADSWTWGRALKFADGPDEVHLQSIARMEIKARPYEPCHDNPYLTSAA
- a CDS encoding SDR family oxidoreductase; the encoded protein is MSTKLFDLHGKTALVTGASRGIGEEIAKLLAEQGAHVIVSSRKLEDCETVARGIKETGGSAEAYPCHVGRLDDIQGVFQHIRSQHGRLDILVNNAAANPYFGHILDTDLASFEKTVEVNLRGYFFMSVEAGKLMREHGGGAIVNTASVNALQPGDKQGIYSITKAAVVNMTRALAKECGPLGIRVNALLPGLTKTKFAGALFEDQVMYESWMAKIPLRRHAKPREMAGTVLYLVSDAASYTNGECIVVDGGLTI
- a CDS encoding HAD domain-containing protein; this encodes MPRCPGGRVLYLDFDGVLHPDDVWRHPGSGLHVAGPPGHALFERAGLLIRCLEPYPALRIVLSTDWVWVFRSVREMAHRLSLVLRWRVVGATFHSGMNPTRFRSGDVCRRQPAAWLALDDDDCGWPAVSRGHLVRTDPVLDISAPAALAELQARLAAKDRPEAGWR
- a CDS encoding lysozyme inhibitor LprI family protein, with product MQCSKTASNSDGQADCATAEIAVQKKRLNIAYANVAKRLAPEERAFLEKIQHEWIAWRDDNYNFLSEHVSGSFGTTRATSLDFILRSVFDRASELEMISNEMGAN
- a CDS encoding IS1634 family transposase, with the protein product MFLKRTQRIKDGKTHQYWSVVENRRLLNGKVAQRQVLYLGEINDSQQLAWRKTIEVFDEGAKRQVALFAEGAQPADDAKAVGVRLSELQLKRPRQWGACWLSCVLWQQLGLDAFWSARLPASRKGTRWLQVLQTLVAYRLIDPGSEWRLHRHWFTSSAMADLLEADFALAGKDTLYRCLDKLLPHKDTLMLFLKQRWGELFGASFDVLLYDLTSTYFEADTPREAPDKRQYGYSRDKRGDCRQVVIGLIVTPEGFPLSYEVLAGNTADCTTLSDLLKRIETRHGKANRIWVMDRGIPTEETLAQMRQMGAFYLVGTPKGRLSKLEQSFLPAPWEHVREGMQVKRLPLESETYVLAVSEQRIGKERGMRLRRLRRYVERLRQCRTQSLTRDQLLMKVGAARQDAGRAASLIRLTLPQSHEVVTPDTFRFELDRKKLRQVRHREGRYLLRTNLSSHDPAQLWTFYIQLTEVEQAFKELKHDLAIRPIYHHKEERIEAHIFVAFLAYCLQVTLKYQLKRAAPGLTPRAALEKFRTMQMVDVHLPTTDGRHLILSRYTQPEPEHRLLLDQLGLKLPAQPPPKITAQPSPIVPTRAHAL
- a CDS encoding phosphotransferase — translated: MMNASLQFDVVALTRYLAAHVPGFQGPMSIEKFAGGQSNPTFLLEAQSGRYVLRRQPLGELLKSAHAVDREFRVLSALSSTPVPVARALHLCENREVIGSMFYVMSFEEGEIFWDPSLPALQIGERAAIYDALISTMAALHDVNVEAVGLADYGRAGNYFSRQIDVWTKQYRAAQTDDLHAMETLIDWLPAHCPAEAGKPSLVHGDFRIDNLIFHRGAPQVRAVLDWELSTLGNPLADLAYFCMCLRLPPNGHIVGLAGLDRAALGVPDEAAIVERYCRLRGIGQIENWHFYLAFSFFRLAAIAQGVKKRALGGNASNEKARQVGEMAGALAQMGVELI